From a region of the Arachis ipaensis cultivar K30076 chromosome B09, Araip1.1, whole genome shotgun sequence genome:
- the LOC107616548 gene encoding uncharacterized protein LOC107616548 codes for MNQRRATISLFNSFLRIRYPLRPSTTTLTSPLPFFVTNSTSKPQSIRTIAPMVWQNPRSYSSGSCNDLDHNKEVDAINLKFAEAREEIETALESKETVYFDEEAECARAAVKEVLGMFDGLLARLSEKEKGALQRSMGLKIEQLKAELKQLDE; via the exons ATGAATCAGCGACGCGCCACCATTTCACTCTTCAACTCCTTCCTCCGAATCAGGTACCCTCTTCGTCCATCTACAACAACGCTTACTTCGCCACTTCCCTTCTTCGTAACTAATTCAACCTCAAAGCCCCAATCTATCCGCACAATCGCACCTATGGTTTGGCAAAATCCTCGAAGTTACAGCAGTGGCAGTTGCAATGACTTGGATCACAACAAGGAGGTGGACGCCATCAATCTCAAGTTTGCGGAAGCCAGGGAAGAAATCGAGACGGCGTTGGAGTCCAAGGAAACCGTCTACTTCGATGAAGAAGCCGAGTGCGCACGCGCCGCCGTCAAAGAAGTCCTCGGCATGTTCGATGGCTTGTTGGCCAG GTTGTCGGAGAAGGAGAAGGGGGCTCTGCAGAGGTCCATGGGTCTCAAGATTGAGCAACTGAAAGCAGAGCTGAAACAATTGGATGAGTAA
- the LOC107619277 gene encoding probable LRR receptor-like serine/threonine-protein kinase At1g34110, protein MEHTVPNSVITLLLFFLCLTLTKMEMSTCLSPDGQALLSLVSASERSSSASSSLLSSWNPSSSTPCSWKGVTCSPQSRVISLSIPDTFLNLTYLPPQLSSLSMLQLLNLSSTNVSGQIPPSFGQLSHLQLLDLSSNSLTGSIPNQLGNLSSLQFLFLNSNKLTGTIPQHLADLTSLQVLCLQDNLLNGSIPSQLGSLKSLQQFRIGGNPYLTGEIPSQLGLLTNLTIFGAAATGLSGSIPSSFGNLINLQTLALYDTDVSGSIPPELGLCSELRNLYLHMNKLTGSIPPQLGKLQKLTGVLLWGNALSGSIPAEISNCSSLVVFDASSNELTGEIPEDFGKLVVMEQLHLSDNSLSGKIPWQLGNCTSLATVQLDKNQLSGSIPWQVGKLKFLQSFFLWGNSVSGTIPPSFGNCTELFSLDLSRNKLTGSIPEEIFSLKKLSKLLLLGNSLTGELPSSVADCESLVRLRLGENQLLGNIPKEIGQLQNLVFLDLYMNHFSGSLPVEIANITVLELLDVHNNHITGEIPSQIGELANLEQLDLSQNHLTGGIPWSFGNFSYLNKLILNNNLLTGSIPKSIRNLQKLTLLDLSYNNLSGDIPSEIGYVTSLTISLDLNSNSFTGEIPESMSALTQLQSLDLSHNMFYGGIKVLGSLTSLTSLNISYNNFSGPIPVTPFFRTLSFNSCLQNPLLCQSIDGNTCSSSLIQRNGIKSAKTIAFVTVILASIVIIAVASWIIATRSNRYTVEKSLGALASTSGAEDFSYPWTFIPFQKLNFTIDNILDCLKDENVIGKGCSGVVYKSEMPNGELIAVKKLWKASKEDETLDSFAVEIQILGYIRHRNIVRLLGYCSNRSVKLLLYNFIPNGNLRQLLQGNRNLDWETRYKIAVGTAQGLAYLHHDCVPPILHRDVKCNNILLDSKYEAYLADFGLAKLMNSPSYHQAMSRVAGSYGYIAPEYGYSMNITEKSDVYSYGVVLLEILSGRSAVESHVGDGQHIVEWVKRKMGSFEPAVSILDTKLQGLPDQMVQEMLQTLGIAMFCVNSSPSERPTMKEVVALLMEVKSQPEEMGKTSQPLIKHPSNQS, encoded by the exons atgGAACATACTGTTCCAAACAGTGTTATAACTTTGCTGCTATTCTTCTTGTGTCTCACATTAACAAAGATGGAAATGAGTACTTGTCTCTCACCTGATGGACAAGCACTTCTTTCTCTTGTTTCTGCATCTGAAAGATCATCATCGGCATCTTCCTCACTTCTCTCTTCATGGAACCCTTCAAGCTCAACACCATGTTCATGGAAGGGTGTTACATGCTCCCCACAAAGCAGAGTAATTTCCCTTTCTATCCCTGACACTTTCCTCAACCTTACCTATTTGCCTCCCCAGCTTTCTTCTTTGTCAATGCTGCAACTTCTCAACCTCTCTTCCACCAATGTCTCTGGCCAAATCCCTCCCTCTTTTGGTCAACTCTCCCATCTCCAACTCCTTGACCTCTCATCAAACTCTCTAACAGGTTCCATTCCTAATCAACTTGGAAACCTCTCTTCACTTCAGTTCCTTTTCTTGAACTCAAACAAACTCACAGGAACCATTCCTCAGCATCTTGCTGACCTTACCTCACTCCAAGTTCTGTGCCTGCAAGATAATCTCCTTAACGGTTCAATACCATCACAGTTAGGATCATTGAAATCTCTACAGCAGTTTAGGATTGGTGGAAATCCATACCTCACTGGAGAGATTCCATCACAGTTAGGACTACTCACAAACCTCACTATATTTGGTGCAGCTGCCACTGGACTTTCTGGTTCCATTCCCTCTTCATTTGGGAACTTGATCAATCTTCAAACTCTAGCACTTTATGACACTGATGTTTCCGGTTCAATACCACCGGAACTCGGGCTCTGTTCTGAGTTGAGAAATCTTTATTTGCACATGAACAAGCTCACTGGGTCTATTCCTCCTCAGTTGGGGAAGCTGCAAAAGCTCACAGGTGTGCTTCTGTGGGGGAATGCATTATCTGGGTCAATACCAGCTGAGATTTCTAACTGTTCATCACTTGTGGTGTTTGATGCCTCTTCCAATGAACTCACTGGTGAAATACCTGAGGATTTTGGGAAGCTTGTGGTTATGGAACAGCTTCATTTATCAGACAATTCCCTCTCAGGAAAAATACCATGGCAGTTGGGAAACTGCACAAGCCTTGCTACTGTTCAGCTTGACAAGAATCAGTTATCAGGTTCAATCCCTTGGCAGGTTGGGAAGTTGAAATTCTTGCAGAGTTTTTTCTTGTGGGGTAACTCAGTTTCTGGAACCATACCACCCTCTTTTGGGAACTGCACAGAACTCTTTTCGCTTGACCTTTCAAGGAACAAGCTCACAGGTTCAATCCCGGAAGAGATTTTCAGCTTGAAGAAGCTGAGTAAACTCTTGCTTCTTGGAAATTCTTTGACAGGAGAGTTGCCATCAAGTGTTGCAGATTGTGAATCTTTGGTGAGACTACGGCTCGGAGAAAACCAGCTTTTGGGGAACATTCCTAAAGAAATAGGCCAATTACAGAACCTGGTGTTTCTTGACTTGTACATGAATCACTTCTCTGGAAGCTTACCAGTAGAGATTGCCAACATAACAGTTCTTGAGCTCTTAGATGTGCATAACAACCACATAACCGGCGAAATTCCGTCTCAGATTGGGGAGCTTGCAAACTTGGAGCAGCTTGATCTAAGTCAAAACCATTTGACAGGTGGAATTCCTTGGAGCTTTGGAAACTTCAGTTATTTGAACAAGCTCATCCTCAACAATAATTTACTCACAGGATCAATCCCAAAATCTATTAGGAATTTGCAGAAGCTAACTCTTCTTGATTTGAGTTACAACAATCTCTCTGGTGACATACCTTCTGAGATTGGTTATGTTACAAGCTTAACCATTAGTTTGGACTTAAACTCGAATTCATTCACAGGAGAAATCCCAGAGTCAATGTCTGCTTTGACACAGTTACAATCACTTGATCTTTCTCATAATATGTTTTATGGAGGAATTAAGGTTCTTGGTTCTCTCACCAGTCTCACTTCCCTCAATATCTCGTACAACAATTTCTCAGGTCCTATCCCAGTCACTCCATTCTTCAGAACTCTTTCTTTTAACTCATGCCTTCAGAACCCCCTTCTATGCCAATCCATTGATGGCAATACATGTTCTTCAAGCCTGATTCAAAGAAATGGTATAAAATCTGCGAAAACCATAGCTTTCGTAACTGTGATTCTAGCTTCAATTGTGATAATTGCTGTTGCATCCTGGATTATAGCAACTCGTAGTAACAGGTATACAGTGGAAAAATCTTTGGGGGCATTGGCTTCCACATCAGGAGCTGAGGATTTCTCATATCCTTGGACCTTTATCCCATTTCAAAAGCTAAACTTCACCATAGATAACATCTTGGATTGCTTGAAGGATGAAAATGTGATCGGGAAGGGTTGCTCCGGTGTTGTCTACAAGTCTGAGATGCCTAATGGGGAGTTGATAGCAGTGAAGAAGCTATGGAAAGCTAGCAAAGAAGATGAAACACTGGACTCTTTCGCCGTAGAGATTCAGATTCTCGGATACATCCGGCACAGAAACATTGTGAGGCTACTGGGCTATTGTTCTAACAGGAGTGTCAAGCTTCTTCTCTACAATTTCATCCCAAATGGTAATCTGAGACAGCTCTTGCAAGGGAACAGGAACTTAGACTGGGAAACCAGATACAAGATTGCTGTTGGAACAGCTCAGGGTCTTGCTTACCTTCATCATGATTGTGTCCCTCCCATTCTTCACAGAGATGTTAAGTGCAATAACATACTTCTAGATTCCAAATATGAAGCATATCTCGCAGATTTTGGTCTTGCAAAGCTGATGAATTCACCAAGTTATCATCAGGCAATGTCTAGAGTTGCTGGTTCTTATGGTTATATTGCCCCAG AGTATGGCTACTCAATGAACATAACTGAGAAGAGTGACGTCTACAGTTACGGAGTGGTTCTGCTGGAGATACTAAGCGGGCGCAGTGCCGTCGAATCCCATGTCGGAGATGGACAACACATAGTTGAGTGGGTGAAGAGGAAAATGGGGAGCTTTGAACCAGCTGTGTCAATACTAGACACAAAACTCCAAGGTCTACCAGATCAAATGGTGCAAGAGATGCTCCAAACACTTGGAATTGCCATGTTTTGCGTGAACTCTTCGCCATCAGAACGTCCCACGATGAAGGAAGTGGTTGCATTGCTAATGGAGGTGAAGAGCCAGCCTGAAGAGATGGGCAAAACCTCTCAACCTCTAATAAAGCACCCTTCAAATCAAAGCTAA
- the LOC107617092 gene encoding protein YLS3-like, translated as MDSKLVLITIALILISNAMGDSAQEKQKCAEQLTNTATCLPYLGGDAKAPTSDCCSGLIESLKNNKKCVCLILKDRDDPDLGLKINITLALGLPSLCKASDNFSQCPALLHLDPKSAEAQSFNKPDPNSNGGSRTPSPSPSAEGSSQNGKNKDTTETATAKNCASNKGQRLLQSFLAGLLLWFSI; from the exons ATGGATTCTAAGTTAGTGTTAATAACAATAGCATTGATATTAATCAGCAATGCAATGGGGGACTCAGCACAAGAGAAACAAAAATGTGCAGAACAACTAACAAATACTGCAACATGCTTGCCATATCTTGGTGGTGATGCAAAAGCTCCCACATCAGATTGTTGCAGTGGCCTCATAGAATCCTTAAAGAACAACAAAAAATGTGTCTGTCTTATCCTCAAAGACAGGGATGATCCTGACCTTGGATTGAAGATTAATATCACACTTGCACTTGGTCTCCCTTCGCTTTGCAAAGCTTCTGACAATTTCTCACAGTGCCCTG CACTGTTGCACTTGGATCCTAAGTCAGCTGAAGCTCAATCTTTTAATAAACCTGATCCGAACTCAAATGGCGGCTCTAGAACTCCCTCTCCTAGTCCTTCTG CTGAAGGAAGTTCCCAAAATGGGAAAAACAAGGATACAACTGAAACGGCAACTGCAAAGAACTGTGCATCTAATAAGGGACAGAGACTGTTGCAAAGTTTTCTTGCAGGGCTTCTACTTTGGTTTTCTATATAG